One part of the Plasmodium yoelii strain 17X genome assembly, chromosome: 13 genome encodes these proteins:
- a CDS encoding cytochrome c oxidase subunit ApiCOX25, putative encodes MTYIRENVLQKALKNGINFNSNIFRDIHEKCGNKIFSKSYMTYNNYLKNASLCQKTTFISANINTNNLLFQKNLTKYFSTSPIQKDKINKNDISSDYSKNSLSILQNPNVIVLFDKNAPETIGQKIYRYLDITGFLTRYNNRKEWILDLDPYTRLSTVMLTEYERKLIIFLKFHVYLLFVICMYLWYHAQVHFTMKPPCPKPYAYGHLDGRKRDFTWHGKLFFIYPKTRCKECRWLDIQCKKECFDKLKQEGHKFFINNGDPLSVPKTVLYPPHFH; translated from the coding sequence ATGACGTATATAAGAGAGAATGTGTTACAGAAAGctttaaaaaatggaataaattTTAACTCTAATATTTTTCGAGATATACATGAGAAATgtggaaataaaatattttcaaaatcgTATATGACATATAATAACTATTTAAAGAATGCTTCCCTTTGCCAAAAAACAACTTTCATTTCcgcaaatataaatacaaataatttgttatttcaaaaaaatttaacaaaatatttttcaacatCACCTATTCAGAAggacaaaataaataaaaacgaTATATCATCTgattattcaaaaaatagtTTATCAATTCTTCAAAATCCAAATGTAATAGTTTTGTTTGATAAAAATGCACCCGAAACAATTGGGCAAAAAATTTACAGATATTTAGATATAACTGGTTTTCTTACaagatataataatagaaaagAATGGATTCTTGATTTAGATCCATATACTAGGTTATCAACCGTTATGTTAACAGAATATGAAAGGAagttaattatatttttaaaattccatgtatacttattatttgtaataTGCATGTACTTATGGTACCATGCACAAGTTCATTTCACTATGAAACCACCCTGTCCCAAACCATATGCATATGGACATTTAGATGGAAGGAAAAGAGATTTTACATGGCatggaaaattattttttatttacccAAAGACTCGATGTAAAGAATGTAGATGGTTAGATATTCAATGCAAAAAAGAATgttttgataaattaaaacaagaaggtcataaattttttatcaataaTGGGGATCCTTTATCGGTTCCTAAAACTGTATTATATCCACCACACTTTCACTAG